GGAGGATCGAGCCCGGAGTCGCAGAGCTAGAGCGCGGCCGGCCGCTGCACTTGCCGCCGGGAGCTCTGCTCACACTGCCCGCTTCTTTGGCTGCTTCTCGCTCCGGAGGTGAATAGAGGGGGAGACGCGCCCCACCCGCGCGGGACCCTGCGGTTGCTACGCTCCCGCGGCGGCCTGGCTCCCGGTCGGCAGCGGGCGTCCCCTCGGGGATGCACAGGGAAGATCGGATCTCACGCCAAGCCTCCAGGAACATTCCTTCCGTGATGCCCCTGTGAAGGCCGAGTCTAGCCGAGACCGGCTTACTAGCAAGGAGGGATGACCTAGACCTTGGCTCTGCAACCTGGGTGTCGCGGCAGAGGGGAGTGGCCCTCAAGGAAGGTCCCTGGCGTCGCCGAGCCATAACTTCTTGAGGAGATCTACGTCCTCCAGAGACATCCCAGGGCAGTGCCATGTGGGGCAGACGCGGCTCACCCGCCACCTCTTCTGGGCACCGCGCGTcgctgctgcagctgctgctggccGCGCTGCTGGCGGCGGGGGCGCGGGCCAGCGGCGAGTACTGCCATGGCTGGCTGGACGCGCAGGGCGTCTGGCGCATCGGCTTCCAGTGCCCCGAGCGCTTCGACGGCGGCGATGCCACCATCTGCTGCGGCAGCTGTGCGCTGCGCTACTGCTGCTCCAGCGCCGAGGCGCGCCTGGACCAAGGAGGCTGCGACAACGACCGCCAGCAGGGTGTGGGGGAACCAGGCCGGACAGACAGAGAAGGCCCAGACAGCTCGGCAGGTAGGGTATCAGCGACCAGGTGCAAAAAAGGAGGGCGGTTGCTTTGCCTGGGCAACAGGGACCCGGATGCTTGGAGATTTTAGGAAAGGAGAAGCccgaggatttttttttttttctactcaatAACTTTGGGTGAAGTGGGGCAAAAAACTGGAGACAAAACACGTTACTTCTGTTCAGGGTCCTTGCCCTCCCTGTGTCACCAGTTTCCATGGGGCTTAGTTTCTTGGGAATACCCAAGGAAATGGCAAGGGTGCACTCCCTCTGGAGAAGGCTTGTCCGGGGCTCTCCAAGGGTCCTCGGAGGGAAGGCAGCTCTCGGGAGTGGGGTGGGGTACAGCTTCCCGTGGGCGACACAACTTTCCACGTCCTAGGGATCTAGTCTCTTCCAGTGCACAGTTCCCGGTGACTACCTAGGCCTCTAGGAATCTAGATTGGTCTCCTTAGGCAGACTTGATAGATGTGACATTGGAGCAGTGCCCAACTTTGCTCACTGAGGCTTTGATTATTTAATAGTCAAAGCCAGATTTTGAAAATGAGTCTGTCAAATAATCTAGTAGATTGCATTTCCTTGTGAGACACATTCCCCTCTGTGGAGAGGTTGCCTAAtcgacagtgtgtgtgtgtgtgtgtgtgtgtgtgtgtgtgtgtgtgtgtgtgtaagtgctaCCAGCACGTAGGAGTGGCATTCCTTGAGCCTTGGCAGAGGTGGTTTCTGGTTGACGGTGCAGTCTCCCCGCCTATCAGCCCTTTTCAGTGGTACCCTTTTTGCAGTCAAGCATTTTGTAAGTTTGCTGCTCCAACTGTTGCACTGACTTGAGTCTGAAGAGAGGAGAACTGAGGGTAATTCTAGAGAAGGTGCCGTCTGAACTCCAGCTCAGCTTTGCAGTGTGTGGTCTGGGAATAAAGCCTGGAGAAATGAGCCGGATGGCTACAATAAGGTGTCTGTTAAGTTGGGCTTGTTAATACTTTCTAAAAAGTTGGGATGGCATTGACCAAAGCTGGAGGCAGCAGTTTGCTCATACTGGTGGTGTTGGTCATGGGTACCCTTCACCCTTCACtcttctcccaccctcccacccccctaTTTTAAATCTCCTGCTCCTTTCACAGCCCTTCTGCACTGAAGGACACCATGCCCAATTAAGGAGGGGGGGAGACACAACGGGACACGACTCCCAGTAGCTCTGCATTCTTTACCACTGTATAGCTATTTACACTTCCAATTAAAAATCCTGGAAAGAGAACAGTTATTTTCCCCCAAAACTCATTATGTGGGCTGAGACTGACTTCAGCTAGTTTTTGCTATCATATTGGAGGTGAAACTtatctgtgttgttgtttttttttttcattttttgtttaccTCTTATAACATGTGGGGGCTGGTATCTTAATTTAGGGAATGAAATATTTATAGTGTGTGTAGGAAAAAGCTTGCCTTTCACTGCACCCGTCCTGGACTTGGCCTGCAATGCTGGTGTAATGAGAGCGGTACAGCTGTGGGAGCCAGCTGGGCTGCAGATGGCAGCAAGCCTTCCGGTCTGCCCAAGGGATCCCGAGTGTAGAAGTGGATCTGCTCAGCAATGTCCACTGCCCACTTGTTCTGAACCTTTGAAATATGTTCAGTTGTTAAATCATTATTTCTCCGTGACTCTGTGTGATATGTGAACAGCATGACTCCCAGAATGTGTGGGGTGTAGGCTCCTTGCTGCCCAATCAGAAGTTCTAGCACCTGTGCTTCTTTGCCAAGGTGGGCAGAACCGGTGAATCCCTGTTGGAATGGAGTCGTTAGAGAGGGCCGGTCTTGGCTCAGTGTCCGACTGCTTCCTTAGTGTGTATGAGaccccaagttcaattcccaacacctcccacccactcccatcCCTGCTAACAAAGGGAACAGAGTCAGGAACACAGCAGAAAATGCAAGACTCTTCGATGTAGGTAGAATTTCACAGAAGTGGCTCAGAGGTGTTTTACAGGCTCTTCCTGCCTGCTTGTGTCCTGAACAGTCTGTGTGACCACTTGCTAACAGGACTTGCTAGCCCTGTGTAGTTGCCATTCCTATAGCAcccacatacatttttaaaattttattttataatataatatataattaaaagtatACATGAAGACAAAGTCTCACTTTACAGCCcactttatagcccaggctggcccgattcactgtgtagcctaggctggccttgaactcaaaatggttttcttgtttctgcttccccagtgccaAGGttaaaactgtgagccaccatgtcaacTTCCTGAaaggtttttttgtgtttggttgtgttttgataattttaaaatgaagttcatTACTGGCTTTACTAACAGgcttttattgatattttatggttttatttttcagaataacTCAATCCCCACTGgctcttcccatcctcccctctttcccctcttcctcagCCTCTGGTAACTATTTTTCTATTCTCCCCTCTTAGTAAACTAGGTTTTTAAGATTTGTgcactttttaaatattacatttttattttacttgtatcctgtgtgtgtgtgtgtgtgtgtgtgtgtgtgtgtgtgtgtgtgcttgtcctGTGGCTGGCATGCATTTGGAGACAGAAGGCAGGCTCTTAGGAGAAGgccctttccttccactgtgtgggttctggaggagttaggcttggtggcaagagtttttatctgctgagccatctcactgccccagagttagttagttttgtttttgtttttgtttttgttttcccttctgtgACCACCTATGTCTTATTTCCTTTTTGGAAATGATAATAGTTCATAATCTGACctaagttacttttttttttttattgttctgcctacaagaaaagaaacttgtTAAAAAGAAGTCAAGGGATGTGCAAAATttcctagaagaaaaaaagagaaagatttagAGAAGTATAAATTCATTTCCATTTAGGCCCTGTGGCTTCCTGCTAAGGGAGACTTACATTTAGGCTGTTCGGCTATTGTAGGATCATCTAGATCAAGCCTGTACTTTGCCAACTTGGATAGGGCATCTGGTGTTGTATTAGGGGACTCTAAGTGGGATTATGTAGTTTAGCTTCCAGGGGCTTGCCATGCCTGCAGGGTCTTGGCCGCTTTCCAAAGCAGTTGGCCATGGAAGCTGTGTCCTGTGCACTGGTGACCTGTGACCTTCGCTTCTGAGTGCACTGTTTGTGCACTTCTGTCCCTGGCCTTTGCCGATCACCAGGTTTTATGGTGTTCTTATGTGAACCATAATGCtatgtttctgttctttctccagTCCCCATCTATGTGCCATTTCTCATCGTTGGCTCCGTGTTCGTCGCCTTCATCATCCTCGGGTCCCTTGTAGCAGCCTGCTGTTGCAGATGTCTAAGGCCAAAGCAGGACCCCCAGCAGAGCAGAGCCCCAGGGGGCAACCGCCTGATGGAGACTATCCCCATGATTCCCAGTGCCAGCACTTCCCGGGGGTCATCCTCTCGGCAGTCCAGCACAGCTGCCAGTTCCAGCTCCAGTGCCAACTCAGGCGCCCGGGCTCCCCCAACAAGGTCACAGACTAACTGCTGCTTGCCCGAGGGAACCATGAACAATGTGTACGTCAACATGCCCACAAATTTCTCTGTACTTAACTGTCAGCAGGCCACCCAGATCGTACCCCATCAAGGGCAGTACCTACACACCCCATATGTGGGGTACGCAGTCCAACATGACTCTGTGCCCATGACGCCAGTGCCCCCATTCATGGATGGCCTGCAGCCCGGCTACAGACAAGTCCAGCCCTCCTTTGCCCACACTAACAGTGAACAGAAGATGTACCCTGCAGTGACTGTGTAGCTTGCAGGTCATCAATTAGACTTTTATGAGACTGAGCGAAACGGCCAGAAGTTTGCTCAAGTTGGTGGTATTTTCATCAGTGTTTTCCCGATGACTTCATTTGCTGGAGAACATCTCCAGAGCAGTGTTTCTGCGAATGTTTCCTGATTCAGAATGGAAAAACACAGCCCCTGGAGTCGCCACCTGTGTCCTCAAGTATGTGACAAATGCTTGAGCCCCTAAGTGCCCTTGAGGTGCGGCTGCCAGAGTCTGAGGTTGTGTGGtgtcattatttctttttgtttcagctGCACAAGAGAACACCTGTGACCTCCCCTTTACCTGGGCtgttttttaaatcagtgttCAAGGCTGAAAGGAGatgtaaataatataattattatgaAAAGAAGCCAGTTTGAACTCAGACACTAGTCAACAGCCTCAAGCCTCCAGAGACATGTCTTAATTTCATTGTAAAAGATATagtttgtctatttttatgcttttGGGGGGAggctattttgtgtgtgtgtgtgtgtgtgtgtgtgtgtgtgtgtgtgtgtgtgtgtgtcttttaaatAACCGTGTGTTGAGATCTTATTACAAAGTGATTTTTCTacattaaagagaagaaaaggaaatgtacaCATCTAAAGAAGACATTCAGAATTCTAGGGTGGAGTGGCACTGAAGCCATTCACCCCTTTTTGATGGAGCCTTTTTACTTCCTGGCTCTATGGTGGCCCCTGAGAAGTAATTCGATGCTTCTTTATTGAAATCATGAGCTATCTGTCACCTGCTGTGCTCCAAGTTACTTCTAACCTTGCCATGTGATGTGGCCtggggctttgttttgttctgcccCAGTTTCAGAATCCCCCTGTCTAAATAGTACCAAGGGCAGGGAATTAGCCATGTGTGGATGTAGATCAGTAAAAAAATGCCAAGAAAGGTGCCGCGGAGATGCTCAGTGTAGGTTGTCAGCCACAATGGGGACCTCAGACACgaaccactttgcaaatcagaaGGCTTTTTATACTCCTGTTATCGGAATGGTCTGTTTTTCCTGCGACAGGAACTATGGGATCCAGAGAAAAGCTCTCCAAGGAGACATGactcctgggtctttttttctcCTAGTCTTCAGCAAACTCTCCAATCACTGCCGATGTTTTAAGTTATCAAATTCAAGAGAATTTGTATGTTGATTACTTATGAAAAAAGTTTAAGCATGTGTAATTTTCAACTGCTAGCAAAGCCAAAATTTGTTAACTAACTGTCAAGTTTGGTCTTCTGTACATCTATCTTATCCATAGCATCATCCATCTAGTCTTCTGTCACCTGTCTGTCATCTCGTGATGTTAGTAATGTCACATTTTTGTTGGCAATTGCTATTAACAGAGAGGAATCAAAGATTCTTAATAACCAAAGCAggagaaaatcattttaaatttttaataaatattttatggtgTGAATTCCTTGGGGGAGAGTTTTCTTTATAATTGGTCATTGTTGGTAGAACAGTCACTCAGAATCATAAGTACTGCTTCTGGGACCACAAGTTTCACTTAGGCGGTAGCTGGTACCTAGGCAGGTCAGAGATATTTGTGCAAACCTTGACACAGAAAAGACAGCTTTTTCTTGGGGATGTCCTGTCATCATGCTAATGCAAAGTTTAGGAACTGGCTGACTGAAACACCTCCTTAAAACCAGCCGAAGATGCTGCTTCACCAACTCTTGACCAAGGCCGAGCTCTCACAAGGccttatttatatacttatttagCATTACATCTATTTAGTGTGGATGCGGTTGGGGGAGTGGGTCCATGTGTACAATGGcacacctgtggaagtcagaagacagtttttggaagtcagttctctccttcatcaTGTGaatcccaaggatcaaactcaggtcatcatcaggcatgacagcaagcacctttacccactgagccatcttgccagcccaaacctggtttgtttatttatttatttatttatttatttggttttacaagacaagctttctctgtggctttggaggctgtcctggaactagctcttgtagaccaggctggtctcaaactcacagagatccacctgcctctgcctcccgagtgctgggattaaaggcatgcgccaccaatgcctggctccaaaCCTGGTTTATAAACACTGAGATTTTGAGTTCCAGGAAATTTCAATGTCACAAAATAGTTTTCACCCCATCCCCTTCACCACAACAATCTCAAAGGGAAAAATCCCAGTCTAAACATTATTTCTACAAAGCCAGGCAAAAGCCAGTTTTGCCCAGTGACCAATTTTTAATCTGAAGGCCAGGACTTTGCTTGATGCAGGGTAAC
The Cricetulus griseus strain 17A/GY chromosome 1 unlocalized genomic scaffold, alternate assembly CriGri-PICRH-1.0 chr1_1, whole genome shotgun sequence genome window above contains:
- the Shisa2 gene encoding protein shisa-2 homolog isoform X2, with the protein product MWGRRGSPATSSGHRASLLQLLLAALLAAGARASGEYCHGWLDAQGVWRIGFQCPERFDGGDATICCGSCALRYCCSSAEARLDQGGCDNDRQQGVGEPGRTDREGPDSSAVPIYVPFLIVGSVFVAFIILGSLVAACCCRCLRPKQDPQQSRAPGGNRLMETIPMIPSASTSRGSSSRQSSTAASSSSSANSGARAPPTRSQTNCCLPEGTMNNVYVNMPTNFSVLNCQQATQIVPHQGQYLHTPYVGYAVQHDSVPMTPVPPFMDGLQPGYRQVQPSFAHTNSEQKMYPAVTV